A genomic window from Glaciihabitans sp. INWT7 includes:
- a CDS encoding SGNH/GDSL hydrolase family protein, which translates to MNFSSYVAIGDSFTEGVGDDLPDGRVRGWADLVALGLAAASPEPVSYANLAIRGRLLAPIVTDQLDAAIALSPALMSINGGGNDILRPRVSIGSIADQLEAAVDKAVASGVHVILVSGADPTRHIPLGSFVRARGELLAASVRGRLPKENVTFVDNWADAELGQLPYWSRDKLHLNPVGHARVAGNVLAALGVPIADASDPGAPAETHERTSAYWRRYVLPWIGRRLTGRSSGDNREPKIASLQPVELPTRD; encoded by the coding sequence ATGAATTTCTCCAGCTATGTGGCCATCGGCGACAGCTTCACCGAGGGCGTCGGGGACGACCTGCCCGATGGACGGGTGCGAGGGTGGGCCGACCTGGTCGCCCTCGGCCTCGCCGCGGCATCCCCGGAGCCGGTCAGCTACGCGAACCTCGCCATCCGGGGCCGGCTGCTCGCCCCGATCGTGACCGACCAGCTCGACGCCGCGATCGCGCTCTCCCCCGCGCTGATGAGCATCAACGGGGGCGGCAACGACATCCTGCGTCCGCGGGTCTCGATCGGATCGATCGCCGACCAGCTGGAGGCCGCTGTCGACAAAGCGGTCGCCAGCGGGGTGCACGTGATCCTGGTCAGCGGCGCGGACCCCACCCGGCACATCCCCCTCGGATCCTTCGTGCGTGCGCGGGGAGAGCTGCTCGCAGCATCCGTTCGCGGTCGGCTGCCCAAGGAGAACGTGACCTTCGTCGACAACTGGGCCGACGCCGAGCTCGGGCAGCTGCCGTACTGGTCTCGCGACAAGCTGCACCTCAATCCGGTGGGGCACGCCCGGGTCGCCGGGAACGTGCTCGCGGCACTCGGTGTTCCGATCGCGGATGCCTCGGACCCCGGTGCCCCCGCCGAAACGCATGAGCGCACCTCCGCGTATTGGCGCCGCTACGTGCTGCCCTGGATCGGACGTCGCCTCACCGGCCGCTCCTCCGGCGACAACCGTGAGCCGAAGATCGCGAGTCTGCAGCCGGTCGAGCTGCCGACCCGCGACTGA
- a CDS encoding methylenetetrahydrofolate reductase C-terminal domain-containing protein translates to MTIAALDACPKHMEYGPCGGVEFDGSCEVSPAPCVFLALPTVRWHGIEREAEPGAADPLPQPVASAGAERMRALLQTRAIVVADFPARALDAASIAECADLLSGRVDAVLAGDAGAARVQFPPSYRAHLIQSAGLAVWTGFNCRDRNRVALEGELAGLAHVGVAGVHCVTGDHTLTGSRPDAAPVFDLDSTETAALARAAGHLVSVGESPATPPVDRRPARLREKMHAGAEVCFVNHAGGAAPVAEFVDSAQQLGATMMFIPCVPVVVDHESAALLRSFTTLVLPEGYLDRILAARDPFAEGIAAAVELGRELLQIDGVRGINLSGGTGPGREASFAEALARISDEVDGS, encoded by the coding sequence ATGACGATCGCAGCGCTCGACGCGTGCCCCAAGCACATGGAGTACGGCCCGTGCGGCGGGGTCGAGTTCGACGGCAGTTGTGAGGTGTCCCCGGCCCCGTGCGTGTTCCTCGCGCTGCCGACGGTGCGCTGGCACGGCATCGAACGCGAGGCGGAGCCCGGTGCGGCCGACCCGCTTCCCCAGCCCGTGGCATCCGCCGGAGCGGAGCGGATGCGAGCGCTGCTGCAGACTCGGGCGATCGTCGTGGCCGACTTCCCGGCACGCGCCCTCGACGCCGCCTCGATCGCCGAGTGCGCTGACCTCCTCTCCGGTCGGGTGGATGCCGTGCTCGCGGGGGACGCGGGGGCGGCGCGCGTGCAGTTCCCGCCCTCCTACCGTGCGCACCTGATCCAGTCCGCCGGCCTTGCGGTGTGGACCGGATTCAACTGCCGCGATCGCAACCGCGTCGCGCTCGAGGGCGAGCTCGCGGGCCTGGCGCATGTCGGCGTCGCGGGTGTGCACTGCGTCACCGGCGACCACACTCTCACCGGCAGCAGACCGGATGCCGCGCCAGTCTTCGACCTCGACTCGACCGAGACCGCCGCACTCGCCCGTGCCGCCGGGCACCTGGTGTCGGTGGGAGAGTCCCCGGCCACGCCTCCCGTCGACCGGCGCCCGGCCCGACTGCGGGAGAAGATGCACGCGGGCGCGGAGGTCTGTTTCGTCAATCACGCGGGCGGCGCGGCGCCCGTCGCCGAGTTCGTGGATTCCGCGCAGCAGCTCGGCGCCACGATGATGTTCATCCCGTGCGTTCCCGTCGTGGTCGATCATGAGAGCGCTGCGCTTCTGCGCAGCTTCACGACCCTCGTGCTGCCCGAGGGCTATCTCGACCGCATCCTCGCGGCGCGCGATCCCTTCGCCGAGGGAATCGCCGCCGCTGTCGAGCTCGGGCGAGAGCTGCTGCAGATCGACGGGGTCCGTGGCATCAACCTGTCGGGCGGCACCGGTCCGGGGCGTGAAGCCTCATTCGCCGAAGCCCTCGCCCGCATCTCCGACGAAGTGGATGGCTCATGA
- a CDS encoding AtzH-like domain-containing protein: MTDSRVEGAAPDGLLDAFWEYERALMANDLAALDRLFAPGDGTLRGDAGGVLVGHDAISAFRQGRGGAPARSIGDIHVRDLGNDRALVVAVTLPATGGRGQQTQLWHRSSTNDGDADWLVEAAHVSVPTPAIAASVWRVVGSPLVTGAAEGPLVGETVAVKDLFDVAGFAVGAGVPAYLAEAPRTVAHASAVTALLAAGATVQGIAQTDEFAYSVAGQNSHYGTPPNAAVAGAIPGGSSSGPATAVASGQVSIGLGTDTGGSIRVPASYQGLWGLRTTHDAVARDGLLGLAPSFDTVGWMTRDAATLRAAASASLGGAGRADISAGFAVAPALVALATPEVQDAFAATLARLAEAGLTDDLVEVTLPDVDDLHEIFRTVQSAEAWATHGEWIIAHPDALGEEIAARFAFGATIDAETESFARQALELARERIESIVSDWVLLLPSAPSVAPSTTADAGTIEQVRQSTLRLTCVAGIAGRPALSVPLLAVEGAPVGLSLVGPTNTDLALIALGESLA, translated from the coding sequence TTGACTGACAGCAGAGTAGAAGGAGCCGCTCCAGACGGCCTCCTCGACGCATTCTGGGAGTACGAGCGGGCCCTCATGGCCAACGATCTCGCCGCTCTCGACCGGCTCTTCGCCCCCGGCGACGGGACGCTGCGCGGCGATGCCGGCGGCGTGCTGGTGGGCCACGACGCGATCAGCGCCTTCCGGCAGGGTCGCGGCGGAGCTCCCGCCCGCAGCATCGGCGACATCCACGTGCGCGACCTCGGCAACGATCGTGCGCTCGTCGTGGCAGTGACCCTCCCCGCCACCGGCGGCCGGGGGCAGCAGACCCAGCTCTGGCACCGCAGCTCCACGAACGATGGCGATGCCGACTGGCTCGTCGAGGCCGCCCACGTGAGCGTTCCGACGCCCGCGATCGCGGCATCCGTCTGGCGGGTCGTCGGCAGCCCGCTGGTCACCGGTGCCGCGGAGGGGCCGCTCGTCGGGGAGACTGTCGCGGTCAAGGACCTCTTCGACGTCGCGGGATTCGCCGTGGGCGCCGGGGTGCCCGCCTACCTGGCCGAAGCGCCTCGCACCGTCGCCCACGCCTCCGCGGTCACCGCGCTACTCGCGGCAGGCGCGACGGTGCAGGGAATCGCCCAGACCGACGAATTCGCCTACAGTGTCGCCGGACAGAACTCTCACTACGGCACTCCGCCGAACGCCGCCGTCGCCGGCGCGATCCCCGGTGGCTCCTCGAGTGGTCCGGCCACGGCGGTCGCCTCCGGGCAGGTCTCGATCGGGCTCGGCACCGACACCGGCGGATCGATCCGGGTGCCCGCGTCGTATCAGGGCCTCTGGGGGCTCCGCACGACCCACGACGCGGTGGCGCGCGATGGCCTGCTCGGGCTCGCGCCCTCGTTCGACACCGTGGGCTGGATGACGCGCGATGCGGCCACCCTTCGCGCCGCGGCATCCGCCTCTCTCGGCGGTGCCGGCCGTGCCGATATCTCCGCGGGCTTCGCCGTCGCCCCTGCGCTCGTCGCGCTCGCGACCCCGGAGGTGCAGGATGCTTTCGCCGCGACCCTCGCCCGGCTCGCGGAGGCTGGCCTCACCGACGATCTGGTCGAGGTGACCCTTCCCGATGTCGACGACCTGCACGAGATCTTCCGAACGGTGCAGTCCGCCGAAGCGTGGGCGACCCATGGGGAGTGGATCATCGCGCATCCCGACGCCCTCGGCGAGGAGATCGCCGCCCGGTTCGCATTCGGCGCGACGATCGACGCCGAAACCGAGTCTTTCGCCCGGCAGGCTCTCGAGCTCGCCCGCGAGCGCATCGAATCGATCGTCAGTGACTGGGTGCTGCTGTTGCCGTCGGCGCCATCCGTCGCGCCGTCGACGACCGCGGATGCCGGGACGATCGAGCAGGTGCGCCAGAGCACTCTGCGCCTCACCTGTGTCGCCGGGATCGCCGGCCGCCCGGCCTTGAGCGTGCCGCTGCTGGCTGTGGAAGGTGCGCCGGTCGGACTCAGCCTCGTCGGGCCGACGAACACCGACTTGGCACTCATCGCGCTGGGGGAATCGCTGGCGTAG
- a CDS encoding bifunctional 2-polyprenyl-6-hydroxyphenol methylase/3-demethylubiquinol 3-O-methyltransferase UbiG codes for MSDVFWNDRYAAAAAAGEPVWSIEPNAWIEQVTGTLPAGSAIDLAAGEGRNALWLASRGWSVTAVDFASAGLAIGRQRAASAGLELHWVTADATTWVSPTPADLVVFAYLQLPTAELTAAISNAIASLAAGGTLAMIGHDSENLEHGAGGPKDPAMLWGLEAVRSAAAGLDIAECRRYDRMTADGSVAIDTILLATKPA; via the coding sequence ATGAGCGACGTGTTCTGGAATGACCGCTATGCCGCCGCCGCGGCAGCCGGCGAACCGGTGTGGTCGATAGAACCGAACGCCTGGATCGAGCAGGTCACCGGCACTCTCCCCGCCGGGTCGGCGATCGACCTCGCCGCCGGAGAGGGGCGAAACGCCCTGTGGCTGGCCTCGCGCGGCTGGAGTGTCACGGCCGTCGACTTCGCTTCGGCGGGTCTCGCGATCGGGCGCCAGCGCGCCGCCTCCGCCGGTCTCGAATTGCACTGGGTGACGGCGGATGCCACCACCTGGGTGTCACCGACCCCCGCCGACCTCGTGGTGTTCGCCTACCTCCAGCTGCCCACGGCAGAGCTCACCGCGGCGATCTCGAACGCGATAGCCTCCCTCGCTGCCGGAGGCACCCTTGCCATGATCGGCCACGACAGCGAGAACCTCGAGCACGGGGCGGGCGGCCCGAAGGATCCCGCGATGCTCTGGGGCCTCGAGGCTGTGCGTTCCGCCGCAGCCGGTCTCGACATCGCGGAGTGCCGCCGCTACGACCGTATGACGGCAGATGGCTCGGTGGCCATCGACACGATCCTGCTGGCGACGAAGCCCGCCTGA
- a CDS encoding NTP transferase domain-containing protein: protein MTTLTGIVLAAGGGTRLGRPKALLRTADGEPWVARAAGLLHAAGCDRVVVVLGAAAEEAEGLVPAGCEILIAQNWAEGMGESLRVGLGAASGDAALITLVDLPELPVAVVNRTLERPVTRHTLRQAAFDGRPGHPVLIGNAHWAAVASTLVGDRGARDYLVAHDVQQVECGDLFDGHDVDRL from the coding sequence ATGACCACGCTCACCGGAATCGTGCTCGCGGCGGGCGGAGGCACCCGGCTCGGTCGGCCGAAGGCACTGCTGCGCACCGCGGATGGCGAGCCCTGGGTCGCCCGGGCCGCTGGCCTGCTTCATGCCGCCGGTTGCGACCGCGTGGTCGTGGTGCTCGGAGCGGCCGCCGAGGAGGCCGAGGGCCTCGTGCCGGCGGGATGCGAGATCCTGATCGCGCAGAACTGGGCCGAGGGCATGGGCGAGTCTCTGCGGGTGGGGCTCGGCGCGGCCAGCGGGGACGCGGCCCTCATCACTCTCGTCGACCTTCCGGAGCTGCCCGTCGCCGTCGTGAATCGGACGCTCGAGCGGCCGGTGACCCGCCACACCCTGAGGCAGGCGGCCTTCGACGGTCGTCCGGGGCATCCAGTGCTGATCGGCAACGCGCACTGGGCGGCTGTGGCCTCGACCCTCGTCGGTGACCGGGGAGCGCGCGACTACCTCGTGGCCCATGACGTGCAGCAAGTGGAGTGCGGGGACCTCTTCGATGGGCACGATGTCGACCGGCTGTAG
- the pucL gene encoding factor-independent urate hydroxylase, protein MAIILGDNQYGKAECRLVRIYRDSKRHEIRDLNVSTALRGPFEPAYLVGDQSNVLPTDTQKNTAFAFAKSKGIDSIESFGLELARHFVRDVDPVEGARIEIEEYAWERAVVDGAEHDHTWLRKGQEIRTAAVTVDASGEHVIGGFKDLVILKSTGSEFAGFLTDDYTTLSETHDRVMATALDAKWRFTTTDVAWDDVYRGIKSILVREFATLQSLALQQTLWHMGKALLEAYPCIAEVRLKAPNRHHFSYDIGQFGLDNSNEVFIAADRPYGLIEATILRDDAPDAGEAWRASAGLA, encoded by the coding sequence ATGGCAATCATCCTTGGCGACAACCAGTACGGCAAAGCCGAGTGTCGGCTCGTGCGCATCTATCGCGATTCGAAGCGGCACGAGATCCGCGACCTCAATGTGTCCACCGCGCTCCGCGGTCCGTTCGAGCCGGCCTATCTGGTGGGTGACCAGTCGAACGTGCTCCCCACCGACACCCAGAAGAACACTGCTTTCGCCTTCGCCAAGTCGAAGGGCATCGACTCGATCGAGAGCTTCGGCCTCGAGCTCGCCCGCCATTTCGTGCGCGACGTCGACCCGGTGGAGGGCGCCCGCATCGAGATCGAGGAATACGCCTGGGAACGTGCCGTCGTCGACGGCGCAGAGCACGACCACACCTGGTTGCGCAAAGGCCAGGAGATCCGCACCGCCGCGGTGACCGTGGATGCCTCGGGCGAACACGTCATCGGCGGCTTCAAGGACCTCGTCATCCTCAAGTCCACGGGCTCGGAGTTCGCCGGATTCCTCACCGACGACTACACGACCCTCAGCGAGACCCACGACCGGGTCATGGCGACGGCCCTCGATGCCAAGTGGCGGTTCACCACGACGGATGTCGCGTGGGACGATGTCTACCGCGGCATCAAGAGCATCCTCGTGCGGGAGTTCGCGACGCTGCAGTCGCTCGCCCTGCAGCAGACGCTCTGGCACATGGGCAAGGCGCTGCTCGAGGCCTACCCGTGCATCGCCGAGGTGCGGCTCAAGGCACCCAACCGACACCACTTCAGCTACGACATCGGCCAGTTCGGCCTCGACAACAGCAACGAGGTATTCATCGCCGCCGACCGGCCCTACGGGCTGATCGAGGCCACCATCCTGCGAGACGACGCCCCGGATGCCGGCGAGGCCTGGCGTGCATCGGCGGGCCTCGCGTGA
- a CDS encoding nucleoside deaminase has protein sequence MNASAADDTRWLERTVELATRNIANGGGPFGAVIVRDGALVAEGQNRVTADLDPTAHAEVMAIRAACTVEQSFSLAGATLYTSCEPCPLCLSAALWARVDRVVFAADRHDAARGGFDDLEFYELFARDRSTWHIPVDSVRIPQSPAPFDAWLANEARTDY, from the coding sequence GTGAACGCCTCGGCTGCGGATGATACCCGCTGGCTCGAACGCACCGTCGAGCTCGCCACGCGGAATATCGCCAACGGCGGCGGACCTTTCGGCGCGGTCATCGTGCGCGACGGCGCGCTGGTCGCCGAGGGACAGAATCGGGTGACCGCCGATCTCGATCCCACCGCCCACGCCGAGGTGATGGCGATCCGGGCCGCCTGCACAGTGGAGCAGTCGTTCTCTCTGGCCGGGGCGACCCTGTACACGTCCTGCGAGCCGTGCCCGCTCTGCCTCTCCGCGGCCCTCTGGGCGCGGGTCGACCGGGTGGTCTTCGCCGCCGACCGGCACGACGCCGCCCGCGGGGGGTTCGACGACCTCGAGTTCTACGAGTTGTTCGCGCGCGACCGCAGCACCTGGCACATCCCAGTGGACTCCGTGCGCATCCCGCAGTCCCCGGCGCCGTTCGACGCCTGGCTGGCGAATGAGGCGCGCACCGACTACTGA
- the uraH gene encoding hydroxyisourate hydrolase: protein MSHVTTHVLDTATGRPAVDVSVTLSTAEGSAIATGSTDTDGRISALGPDALPPGHYRLAFDTGAWFGEAPHFFPVVTIDFILGSAAHLHVPLLLSPFAYSTYRGS, encoded by the coding sequence GTGAGCCACGTCACCACCCATGTGCTCGACACCGCGACGGGGCGACCCGCCGTCGATGTGTCGGTCACGCTGTCCACCGCTGAGGGATCTGCCATCGCGACGGGATCGACCGACACCGACGGTCGTATCTCCGCCCTCGGACCGGATGCCCTCCCGCCCGGCCACTATCGATTGGCCTTCGATACCGGCGCCTGGTTCGGCGAGGCTCCGCATTTCTTCCCGGTCGTGACTATCGACTTCATCCTCGGAAGCGCCGCCCACCTCCACGTGCCGCTGCTGCTGAGCCCCTTCGCGTATTCGACCTATCGCGGCAGCTGA
- a CDS encoding allantoate amidohydrolase has protein sequence MSAPEAALILERCNDLAGLSSQPDRLERVHLSPEHRAANDLVARWMTEAGLSTWQDAAGNQCGRLEGSTPGLPALLLGSHIDTVPDAGRYDGMLGVLLAIAVVDRLRGSGIVLPFALEVVAFSDEEGTRFGTALLGSRALAGTWNEEWWQLTDKDGITLAEAFQDFGLDPARLPGAFRRSESVIGYLEAHIEQGMQLEDADRRLAVVTSIAGARRFALTVTGTAGHAGGTPFDRRRDALVGASELVVAIERLSKETGTIGTVGRLQAFPGGVNVIPGRVELSLDLRAEFDADRDDCLERIRTAAEEICTRRRLSFAATETYRADAVTCDPGLQAAIGAGIRSTGDADPLAFWSRAGHDGVAVSALTRFAMLFLRCRGGVSHHPDEHVTAADVAAALDAYEAAVRQLVSEY, from the coding sequence ATGAGCGCCCCGGAGGCCGCCCTCATCCTCGAGCGATGCAACGACCTCGCGGGGCTGTCGAGCCAGCCGGACAGGCTCGAGCGGGTGCACCTCTCGCCCGAGCATCGTGCCGCCAACGACCTCGTCGCCCGCTGGATGACCGAGGCCGGCCTGTCGACCTGGCAGGATGCCGCCGGCAACCAGTGCGGCCGCCTGGAGGGCTCGACGCCAGGACTGCCCGCGCTGCTGCTCGGTTCGCACATCGACACGGTTCCGGATGCCGGCCGCTACGACGGCATGCTCGGCGTGCTTCTGGCGATCGCCGTCGTCGACCGGTTGCGCGGATCCGGCATCGTGCTGCCCTTCGCGCTCGAGGTGGTGGCCTTCAGTGACGAGGAAGGAACCCGCTTCGGCACCGCGCTGCTCGGCAGCCGCGCCCTGGCCGGCACCTGGAACGAGGAGTGGTGGCAACTCACTGACAAGGACGGCATCACTCTCGCCGAGGCCTTCCAGGACTTCGGGCTCGACCCCGCGCGCCTGCCGGGAGCTTTCCGCCGCTCGGAGTCGGTCATCGGCTACCTCGAAGCGCATATCGAGCAGGGTATGCAACTCGAGGACGCCGATCGGCGGCTCGCCGTCGTCACCTCGATCGCCGGCGCTCGGCGCTTCGCACTCACGGTCACCGGCACGGCGGGGCATGCCGGCGGCACGCCGTTCGACCGTCGCCGGGACGCCCTGGTCGGCGCGAGCGAACTGGTCGTGGCCATCGAGCGGCTCTCGAAGGAGACGGGAACTATCGGCACTGTCGGGCGCCTGCAGGCGTTCCCGGGTGGGGTGAACGTGATCCCCGGCAGGGTGGAGCTGAGCCTCGACCTCCGGGCAGAATTCGACGCCGACCGCGACGACTGTCTCGAACGCATCCGCACCGCTGCCGAAGAGATCTGCACCCGGCGCCGGCTCAGTTTCGCCGCGACCGAGACGTACCGGGCCGATGCCGTCACCTGCGATCCCGGCCTGCAGGCGGCAATCGGCGCGGGCATCCGCTCCACCGGCGATGCCGACCCGCTGGCCTTCTGGAGTCGTGCGGGCCACGACGGTGTCGCCGTTTCGGCGCTCACCCGATTCGCCATGCTGTTCCTGCGCTGTCGTGGGGGTGTGAGTCATCATCCGGATGAGCACGTGACGGCGGCCGATGTCGCGGCGGCGCTCGACGCCTACGAGGCCGCGGTGCGACAGCTTGTGTCAGAGTACTGA
- the uraD gene encoding 2-oxo-4-hydroxy-4-carboxy-5-ureidoimidazoline decarboxylase, with translation MIELPLTELRAGLMASLAVPRWVDDVVRVAPFESVSQLLDVASAAATPLSASEIDEAIAHHPRIGEKPVGDGAAQAFSRNEQAGLGSDEEDLAAEIAAGNVAYEQRFGRVFIIRAAGRSRAEILTELERRLELPNSSELEIVGEQLRDIALLRIERLWATPAEDDLS, from the coding sequence ATGATCGAGCTGCCCCTCACCGAACTCCGCGCCGGATTGATGGCGAGTCTCGCGGTGCCCCGCTGGGTCGACGACGTGGTGCGGGTTGCTCCCTTCGAGTCGGTCTCGCAGCTGCTGGACGTGGCGAGCGCGGCAGCGACCCCGCTCAGTGCGAGCGAGATCGACGAAGCGATCGCGCACCATCCGCGCATCGGTGAGAAGCCGGTAGGGGATGGCGCGGCGCAGGCCTTCAGCCGCAACGAGCAGGCCGGACTCGGTTCGGACGAGGAAGATCTCGCCGCCGAGATCGCCGCCGGCAACGTCGCCTACGAGCAGCGCTTCGGCCGCGTGTTCATCATCCGTGCCGCCGGACGGTCCCGGGCGGAGATCCTCACCGAACTGGAGAGGCGTCTCGAGTTGCCGAACAGCTCGGAGCTCGAGATCGTCGGAGAGCAATTGCGCGACATCGCCCTGTTGCGCATCGAGAGACTGTGGGCCACTCCCGCCGAGGACGACCTGTCGTGA
- a CDS encoding alanine--glyoxylate aminotransferase family protein codes for MQSYPIDPPQRLLMGPGPINADPRVLRAMSAQLVGQYDPAMTAYMTETMELYRGVFRTENEATLLVDGTSRAGIEAALVSLIEPGDRVLVPIFGRFGHLLREIAQRCGAEVHAIEREWGTVFTPAEIEAAILSTKPKILAIVHGDTSTTLAQPLDEVGAICAKHGVLLYTDTTASLGGNEFETDAWGVDVATAGLQKCLAGPSGSAPITLSAAAVDVIDRRKSIEAGIRSEGDAVLASPIRSNYFDLAMIMDYWGPKRLNHHTEATTMLYGARECARILIEEGIPEAIERHRLHGSAMVAGLVGLGFDLFGDQSVRMNNVVGVEIPSGIDGDGARATMLSDYGIEIGTSFGPLLGRVWRIGTMGYNARRDTVLTTLAALEQVLRRGGVAVTAGSGVGSALDFYGS; via the coding sequence ATGCAGAGCTACCCGATCGATCCCCCGCAGCGGCTGCTGATGGGCCCCGGCCCCATCAATGCCGATCCGCGCGTGCTCCGGGCGATGTCCGCCCAGCTGGTTGGCCAGTACGACCCCGCGATGACGGCCTACATGACCGAGACCATGGAGCTCTATCGGGGCGTATTCCGCACCGAGAATGAAGCCACCCTGCTGGTCGATGGAACCTCTCGCGCCGGTATCGAGGCCGCGCTCGTCTCTCTCATCGAGCCGGGCGATCGCGTGCTCGTGCCGATCTTCGGACGCTTCGGCCACCTCCTTCGCGAGATCGCCCAGCGTTGCGGAGCCGAGGTGCACGCGATCGAACGCGAGTGGGGCACGGTCTTCACCCCGGCAGAGATCGAAGCCGCGATCCTTTCCACGAAGCCGAAGATCCTCGCCATCGTGCACGGTGACACCTCCACGACCCTCGCCCAGCCCCTCGACGAGGTCGGCGCGATCTGTGCCAAGCACGGGGTGCTCCTCTACACCGACACGACGGCATCCCTCGGCGGCAACGAGTTCGAGACCGATGCCTGGGGAGTGGATGTCGCGACCGCCGGCCTGCAGAAGTGCCTCGCCGGCCCCTCCGGCAGTGCACCGATCACGCTCTCGGCGGCGGCGGTGGACGTGATCGACCGCCGCAAGAGCATCGAGGCGGGCATCCGATCCGAGGGGGATGCGGTGCTGGCGAGCCCGATCCGCTCCAACTATTTCGACCTCGCGATGATCATGGACTACTGGGGCCCCAAGAGGCTCAACCACCACACCGAGGCCACGACGATGCTCTACGGCGCCCGGGAGTGCGCGCGGATCCTCATCGAGGAGGGCATTCCCGAGGCGATCGAGCGTCACCGTCTGCACGGCTCGGCGATGGTCGCCGGTCTCGTGGGGCTCGGATTCGACCTGTTCGGTGACCAATCGGTGCGCATGAACAACGTGGTCGGTGTCGAGATCCCCTCCGGGATCGACGGAGACGGCGCGCGCGCGACCATGCTCAGTGACTACGGTATCGAGATCGGCACCTCCTTCGGTCCGTTGCTCGGCCGGGTCTGGCGCATCGGCACAATGGGCTACAACGCCCGGCGCGACACCGTGCTCACCACCCTCGCGGCTCTCGAGCAGGTGCTCCGCCGCGGTGGTGTCGCGGTCACGGCGGGCAGCGGAGTCGGCTCCGCCCTCGACTTCTACGGTTCATGA
- the allB gene encoding allantoinase AllB gives MTARFELVVGAASALIEGVFRPAWVGISGGVVAAISDRPLEGATEVTLAEDEVLLPGLVDTHVHINEPGRTEWEGFASATRAAAAGGVTTLIDMPLNSIPATTTVEALEIKRRSAADTSIVDVGFWGGAVPQNLGRLRELHDAGVFGFKAFLAPSGVDEFDHLDAAQLERALEEIAGFGGLLIVHAEDPGVLDAHVNAGGTDYNRFVESRPDEAEVTAIERVIAGVRRTGARAHILHLSSAAALPALREARAEGLPITVETCPHYLSISEEQVPNGGTQFKCCPPIRGDANRDALWQAMLDGDIDIVVTDHSPSTAALKFAHNGDFALAWGGIAGLQTGLAAVWTEAARRGIPLERVIGWMATGPADFAGLGTKGRIAVGATADLISFAPQATFTVHASELLHKNPVSAYDGRELRGIVRQTWLAGHPLSVSADAASGGTLLSRP, from the coding sequence ATGACCGCACGGTTCGAGTTGGTCGTGGGGGCAGCATCCGCGCTCATCGAGGGGGTCTTCCGCCCGGCGTGGGTCGGCATCAGCGGGGGCGTGGTCGCCGCAATCTCTGACCGGCCGCTCGAGGGCGCGACCGAGGTCACTCTCGCAGAGGATGAGGTGCTGCTTCCCGGACTGGTCGACACCCACGTACACATCAACGAGCCCGGCCGCACCGAGTGGGAGGGCTTCGCCAGCGCCACCCGCGCGGCGGCCGCCGGGGGCGTGACCACGCTGATCGACATGCCCCTCAACAGCATCCCCGCCACCACGACCGTCGAGGCACTCGAGATCAAGAGACGCAGCGCGGCGGACACGTCGATCGTCGACGTCGGATTCTGGGGCGGTGCCGTTCCGCAGAACCTCGGTCGGCTTCGTGAGCTGCACGACGCCGGCGTCTTCGGGTTCAAGGCCTTTCTCGCGCCATCCGGAGTGGACGAATTCGATCACCTCGATGCGGCCCAACTGGAACGGGCCCTCGAGGAGATCGCCGGGTTCGGTGGACTGCTCATCGTGCACGCCGAGGACCCGGGCGTGCTCGACGCGCATGTCAACGCAGGGGGCACCGACTACAACCGCTTCGTCGAGTCCCGGCCGGACGAGGCGGAGGTGACGGCGATCGAGCGGGTCATCGCGGGAGTGCGGCGCACGGGGGCGAGAGCGCACATCCTGCACCTGTCGTCCGCGGCGGCCCTCCCCGCGTTGCGAGAGGCGCGGGCGGAGGGACTGCCGATCACGGTGGAGACCTGTCCGCACTACCTCTCCATCAGCGAGGAGCAGGTGCCCAACGGCGGCACCCAGTTCAAGTGCTGCCCGCCCATCCGTGGGGACGCGAACCGGGACGCCCTCTGGCAGGCCATGCTCGACGGCGACATCGACATCGTGGTCACCGACCACAGCCCGAGCACCGCCGCCCTCAAGTTCGCGCACAACGGCGACTTCGCGCTCGCCTGGGGAGGCATCGCCGGGTTGCAGACGGGACTCGCCGCCGTGTGGACGGAGGCTGCGCGCCGCGGCATCCCTCTCGAACGGGTGATCGGATGGATGGCGACGGGGCCGGCAGACTTCGCGGGACTCGGCACAAAGGGCCGCATCGCGGTCGGGGCGACCGCGGATCTGATCTCCTTCGCGCCCCAGGCGACCTTCACGGTGCACGCCTCCGAGCTCCTGCACAAGAACCCCGTGAGCGCGTACGACGGGCGCGAACTGCGCGGGATCGTGCGGCAGACCTGGCTGGCGGGGCATCCGCTCTCCGTCTCCGCGGACGCAGCGAGCGGCGGCACCCTACTCAGTCGGCCGTGA